In a genomic window of Pseudoliparis swirei isolate HS2019 ecotype Mariana Trench chromosome 20, NWPU_hadal_v1, whole genome shotgun sequence:
- the ddx6 gene encoding probable ATP-dependent RNA helicase DDX6, protein MSTARTETPAILGLSNQNGQLRGSVKPPGAPGGGGGGPQQQLIQMKGTINNGNGQLGPTSNAVKPGDDWKKSLKLPPKDTRMKTSDVTSTKGNEFEDYCLKRELLMGIFEMGWEKPSPIQEESIPIALSGRDILARAKNGTGKSGAYLIPLLERIDLKRDCIQAMVIVPTRELALQVSQISIQVSKHMGGVKVMATTGGTNLRDDIMRLDETVHVIIATPGRILDLIKKGLAKVNQVQMVVLDEADKLLSQDFVVMMEEMLGFLSKRRQILLYSATFPVSVQKFMNAHLQKPYEINLMEELTLKGVTQYYAYVTERQKVHCLNTLFSRLQINQSIIFCNSSQRVELLAKKISQLGYSCFYIHAKMRQEHRNRVFHDFRNGLCRNLVCTDLFTRGIDIQAVNVVINFDFPKLGETYLHRIGRSGRFGHLGLAINLITYDDRFNLKGIEEQLGTEIKPIPGIIDKSLYVAEYHSESGEEV, encoded by the exons ATGAGTACCGCCAGGACAGAGACCCCAGCGATTTTGGGCTTGTCCAACCAGAATGGACAGCTTCGAGGCTCAGTGAAGCCTCCTGGAGcaccaggtggaggtggaggaggccctCAACAGCAACTTATTCAGATGAAAGGCACAATCAACAATGGCAACGGCCAACTGGGCCCGACAAGTAATGCTGTCAA GCCTGGAGATGACTGGAAGAAAAGTTTAAAGTTGCCCCCTAAAGACACGAGGATGAAAACTTCG GATGTGACTTCAACTAAAGGCAACGAGTTTGAAGATTATTGCCTAAAGAGGGAGCTGCTCATGGGAATCTTTGAGATGGGCTGGGAAAAGCCATCTCCAATCCAG GAGGAAAGCATTCCCATTGCACTGTCAGGAAGAGATATCTTGGCAAGAGCCAAAAATGGCACGGGAAAGAGTGGAGCCTACCTCATTCCCTTACTTGAACGCATTGACCTGAAGAGGGACTGCATACAAG CTATGGTCATAGTACCCACCCGAGAACTGGCTCTGCAAGTAAGCCAAATAAGTATCCAGGTCAGCAAACACATGGGTGGAGTAAAGGTAATGGCAACCACAGGTGGAACCAACCTacgcgatgacatcatgagacTCGATGAGACGG taCATGTGATCATTGCCACTCCTGGGAGAATTTTAGACCTCATCAAGAAAGGATTGGCCAAAGTCAATCAAGTGCAGATGGTCGTTCTGGATGAA GCTGACAAGCTCCTGTCTCAGGACTTTGTGGTTATGATGGAGGAAATGCTGGGCTTCCTGTCCAAACGGAGGCAAATCTTGCTTTATTCTGCAACCTTTCCTGTCAGCGTTCAGAAGTTTATG AATGCACACTTGCAGAAACCCTATGAGATCAACCTGATGGAGGAGCTGACACTCAAGGGTGTGACTCAGTATTATGCTTATGTAACTGAGAGGCAAAAAGTCCATTGCCTTAACACCTTGTTCTCTCGG ctcCAGATCAACCAGTCGATAATCTTCTGCAACTCCTCACAGAGAGTGGAACTCCTTGCCAAGAAGATCTCCCAGCTTGGTTATTCGTGTTTCTACATTCATGCCAAGATGAGACAG GAGCATCGCAACCGTGTGTTCCATGACTTCAGAAACGGCCTCTGCCGGAATCTTGTCTGCACTG atcTCTTCACAAGAGGAATTGACATTCAAGCTGTGAATGTTGTAATCAATTTCGACTTTCCCAAGCTGGGAGAGACCTACCTTCATCGCATTGGGAGATCTG GCCGCTTTGGACACTTGGGTCTCGCCATTAACCTCATCACTTATGATGATCGCTTCAATCTGAAGGGGATTGAGGAGCAGCTCGGAACGGAGATCAAGCCCATCCCTGGCATCATCGACAAGAGTCTATATGTGGCAGAGTACCACAGTGAGAGTGGCGAAGAGGTCTAG
- the treh gene encoding LOW QUALITY PROTEIN: trehalase (The sequence of the model RefSeq protein was modified relative to this genomic sequence to represent the inferred CDS: inserted 6 bases in 4 codons; deleted 2 bases in 2 codons; substituted 2 bases at 2 genomic stop codons), which produces MRASLGPTDSFWLKRLLLSEITDTAHGMIXYLVNRYDFVPNGGWIFYKRRSQPPFLTLMVDSYYKATKNKKFLRAALEQEYRFLMQNRSVTVKVNGAAHRLNRYHVQVGLPRYVLKCIILEXADGLTDDWNERLWMDLQADAESGWDFASRWSTDGLGDTGTNQVLPTDLNALLCLNERTHASFHRILGDGDSAALXDXNAARRLEAMESVLWDAERGACFDFNLMTHSKHFEFPPSNLAPXWSPCSSRPEMGEKAVQYLKSGARQFPNGVPASRQQWDYPNAWPPLQHMLIDGLSKLPSEDAQQLSFGLAQRWIKXNWLAHMKYEAMFERSDVNGDGKPGGGGEYEVQLGLGWTNGVALQLVDQYGATLTSGCRLMSSGLLLPLVISAALMLQ; this is translated from the exons ATGCGAGCCTCTCTGGGCCCAACGGACTCCTTCTGGCTCAAGCGGCTCCTGCTGTCAGAGATAACAGACACGGCCCACGGGATGAT CTACCTTGTCAACAG ATATGACTTCGTTCCAAATGGTGGatggatt ttttataaaagacGCAGTCAGCCTCCATTCCTCACTCTAATGGTGGACAGCTACTATAAAGCAACCAAGAATAAAAAGTTCCTCAG AGCAGCTCTGGAGCAGGAGTACCGATTTTTG ATGCAGAACCGCTCTGTTACTGTGAAAGTAAATGGAGCAGCACATCGACTGAACCGGTACCATGTGCAGGTGGGCTTGCCCAGGTACGTACTGAAATGCATCAT TCTGGAATGAGCTGATGGACTCACAGATG ACTGGAATGAGCGGCTGTGGATGGATCTGCAAGCGGATGCAGAGTCTGGCTGGGACTTCGCGTCCCGCTGGTCCACGGATGGCCTCGGGGACACCGGCACTAATCAGGTCCTGCCCACTGACCTCAACGCTCTTCTGTGCCTCAATGAGAGGACTCATGCATCGTTTCACAGGATACTGG GTGATGGTGACTCAGCTGCACT TGACTAGAATGCCGCCCGCAGACTGGAGGCGATGGAGTCTGTGCTGTGGGATGCTGAGAGGGGAGCCTGCTTTGACTTCAACCTGATGACGCACTCCAAACACTTTGAGTTTCCCCCCTCCAACCTGGCAC GTTGGTCACCGTGCTCTTCTCGGCCTGAGATGGGAGAGAAGGCAGTCCAGTATCTGAAG AGTGGTGCTCGCCAGTTCCCCAATGGCGTGCCAGCGTCTCGGCAGCAGTGGGACTACCCCAACGCGTGGCCTCCTCTGCAACACATGCTCATTGACG GTTTATCCAAACTGCCCTCAGAGGATGCTCAGCAACTGTCATTTGGTTTGGCCCAGCGTTGGATCA ACAACTGGTTGGCACACATGAAGTATGAAGCCATGTTTGAAAGG TCTGACGTGAACGGCGATGGCAAACCCGGCGGTGGAGGAGAATATGAAGTTCAG CTGGGTCTTGGCTGGACCAATGGTGTGGCCCTGCAGCTCGTGGACCAGTACGGGGCGACTCTCACGTCGGGATGCAGACTGATGTCTTCTGGCCTGCTGCTGCCTCTCGTCATCTCAGCCGCTCTCATGCTCCAGTGA